One Onthophagus taurus isolate NC chromosome 11, IU_Otau_3.0, whole genome shotgun sequence genomic window carries:
- the LOC139431812 gene encoding uncharacterized protein — protein sequence MSILNVSDKVEFDNSLVRIQYHNHLPYSSNSFNNSDEIRIAIQQQDVYTLPSQSFIYVQGKLLKDDGTVDKDSKLSVNPIAHMFSEVRFECGGNVIDRVRNPGIASTLKNLCSLTRSEYYHASNAGFEYPNVKVNENTGHFDFCVPLKYFLGFAEDYNKILINLRQELVLVRSNSDKNVIESLLPNVIITINKIVWKVPHVSVADVERLKLLEYIEQGIELDMGFRSFDLHEYPSLPKSRQHTWTIKTSTQLEKPRYFILGFQINRKDNPLRSASQFDHCNLTDMKVFLNSEKYPYEALNLNFKTGQIAVLYEMYCNFAKTYYDRELAEPMFNRDTFLAHTPIIVVDCSRQNDILNVGTVDIRIEFETSEEIPNATSLYCLILHDRVFKYVPLTGMINQI from the coding sequence atgAGTATCTTAAACGTCTCGGATAAAGTAGAATTTGATAATTCACTCGTACGGATTCAGTATCATAATCATTTACCATACTCATCAAATTCGTTTAACAATAGCGATGAAATTCGTATTGCAATTCAACAACAGGACGTTTACACGTTACCAAGTCAATCTTTTATTTACGTACAAGGGAAACTATTGAAAGATGACGGAACCGTTGATAaagattcaaaattatcaGTAAATCCGATCGCTCATATGTTTAGTGAAGTACGATTTGAATGTGGAGGGAACGTAATTGACAGAGTAAGAAATCCAGGAATAGCTAgcacattaaaaaatctttgctCATTAACAAGATCGGAATACTATCATGCCTCTAACGCAGGTTTCGAATATCCAAATGttaaagtaaatgaaaatacaggacattttgatttttgtgttcccttgaaatattttcttggtTTCGCAgaagattataataaaattttgataaatctcCGTCAAGAATTAGTTTTAGTACGCAGTAATTCAGACAAGAATGTTATCGAAAGTCTTTTACCTAATGTGATAAttactattaataaaatagtatgGAAAGTCCCTCATGTTTCTGTAGCCGATGTTGaacgtttaaaacttttagagtACATTGAACAAGGAATTGAATTAGACATGGGATTTAGATCATTTGATTTACATGAATACCCATCATTACCAAAAAGTAGACAACACACATGGACAATTAAAACATCTACTCAATTAGAAAAACCCAGATACTTTATATTAGGGTTTCAAATCAATAGAAAAGATAATCCGTTACGTTCTGCATCACAATTTGACCACTGTAATTTAACAGATATGAAAGTGTTTTTAAATAGTGAGAAATATCCCTATGaagctttaaatttaaattttaagacaggTCAAATTGCAGTTTTATATGAAATGTATTGTAATTTCGCAAAAACCTATTACGATCGAGAACTTGCAGAACCAATGTTTAACAGAGATACATTTTTAGCACATACACCGATTATTGTAGTTGATTGTTCACggcaaaatgatattttaaatgttggaACCGTTGATATTCGCATTGAATTTGAAACGAGTGAAGAGATACCTAATGCTACTTCGCTCTACTGTTTAATCTTACATGATAGAGTTTTCAAATATGTTCCTTTAACTGGTATGATTAATCAAATATAG